The nucleotide sequence ATAAAAGCTGTGGAGTTGGAGTTACCACAAATAGAGCATAGAATGTGTGTTAGACACATCTatgggaacttgaagaagactcATCCTTCCAAGAAGCAAATCAAGCCACTCCTCTGGCATATGGCTTGGAGCTATAATGCAAAACAGTTCGGTGAGAGACTGGAACAGATACACGCTTATGACACTGGTGTGTATGATGATGTTATGAAGTCGAAACCAAAGAGCTGGTGTCGTGCCTTCTATAAGTTGGGGGGTTATTGCGAAGATGTTGACAACAACTTCACAGAATCTTTCAACAAGACCATCGACAAAGCAAGGGAGAAACCGTTTGTGGCAATGTTGGAGACAGTTAGAAGACTGTCTATGGTTCGGATTGCCAAGCGTTcagctctctctcattctcacaaaggtaattaactttattcaaaatttaatgcaATTTTCTACGATTGTCTATGATTTTATTCAAAGACTGTCTATGATTTCTACATATTTAATGCAATGTTCTTGGTTTTTGATGTTTCAGGTTTATGTACTCCATATGTGGCAAGGTTTCTTGCTAAAGAGCATGACAAAGCTTCGGAATGCCAGGTGCATCCTTCTACTAATGGGTGCTTTGAAGTCACACTGGATGGAGACAAACACAGAGttagtttacaaaatatgacTTGTACctgcaaaaaatatcaaatatgtggTATTCCATGTGAGCATGCCTATGGAGTGATTCTGAAGAGGACGTTAAGTGCTGATGACTATGTCTGCCAGTGGTTTCGAACTGCTATGTGGAGGCTTAACTACACAAATGGCATTACTCCACAAAGGGGTGCTCGTCATTGGCCTTCGACTTTAGGTGAGAATGTTCATGTTCCACCTGAGCCACCACAACCTGGGAGAAAGAAGATAACCAAGGcagacaagaagaggaagccaGGTGTAAATGAGTCTCCTgtcaagaagaaaccaaaacataaaaaaaggatAATGCACTGTGGAATTTGTGGTTCTGATCAGCATAACCGTAGgtaccaccagaagaagaatcaaacacagGTTGTTAATcggttttttctcattttatttctcaAGATGAGTCTCTTGTTctcattttttgaaatttgcgGTTTTTCAGGCTTCTcagggtggtggaggagaagttgttcaaggtggtggactttctcaagatggtggtggactttctcaatctggtggaggagaagttgttcagGGTGGTGGAGGACTATCTCAAGGTGGTGGAGGACTTTCACAAGCCTGAATATTGAAGATTATGGTAGTAGGggtctgttttttggtttaagagacTAGTTGGATCTGTATTTTGGTCGAATAGACTAGTAGGGTTATGTTTTTGGTCTGTGATCATGTTGAGAACATGATTTCAAAACGTTATCATTCTGCTTGTTTTCAGAACatgtgttcatcatgttctgCCTTTTATGAAATGTGGAATGTCTTATCTTATTAAATGCAATAGCAACACCAACAGGAGTTCACACtcaacaccaaaacaaacaagagcatAAAGCAGAGCATACAACCGAACAACAATAGATTACAACCGAACAATAGTTTACAATAGCTCATCATACAAGcttaaacagagcaaacaagatCATAAAACCGAAAACACATACAATTATACTCTTATTCATCCTACATTGCAATTCAGCTTTTGCTTCCAACAAAACTTCTTCAACCCTCTCACAAAGCTCTTTTTCGAactccatttgcatcttctcaaATTTCAGCTTCTGTTCTTGCAATGTCTCTATTGTAcgctctttcatctcttcttttactctctcaaATTGAACACCCAATGTTGCTACCTCGTCCAACAATGCCTCATCGACCCACTTAAAGATGTGGTTATCGTTCACAAGCTAACATTATATCATAGAATACAATGAAAATTGATGAGAAGGATTAGGCTCGGATTTGGATTAGGTCGATGTCTACATcaaacaaagcataacatagtACCTTCTTTGCTGCTGCTTCTCGACATCGAAAGTATCTCCGAGAAGGATTAGGCTCGGATTTGGAATTCTTTGCCACGATGTGTTCCCCACACCAGCATCTCTTAGGCACGCCAACGACGAATCCTCTTTGTCGAACATTTGATGAACCACTCGAACCTCCAGAAACGGTACTCATGGTTGCAAAGATCGATTTAAGAATTTTatgcttttagggtttgaggatttggggattttaatggagTTATAGATGTGTTATAGATGTATCGTCTCGGGTCGGATTATTAACATCAGtcaggttttatttttggttttctatttggTATGAACGGTATCGTATCGGTTCACTCTTTAAACCGATAACATCCCGATATATGGGTATATAGATTGAGAAGAATTTCATGAGAGCCATCTGGGACGGGGGTAAAGATCGGGCTCCATCTGgtacgatatcatagttctcatggggaaccaggacgttttcccatattgtttatgttggagttatggttatattttattattggattatctaatataataaagtagggttACACCCTTTAAGAATACTCTATCTATCTGCCACGTGTCCCATCTAAATTCTCAGTTTTTTTATTCCCGAACTCATCCTGTTTCTAATGGGCTTTTTTCCGACGCTATCTTCCTTTTGTTTCTGGGCTGAACATGTACGGGCCACAACAAATTTATCGCATTCCCAAACCGAAACCGACGGGATCTCCGACTTCAATGTTCCCCTTCCTcgtctttttctcttctccactCCTCCCCCCTTATATGTTCAACTCTGGCAGTTCCCGAATTAGCCGTCTCAAAGTGAAGCTCGTTGGATAGAGATCcgtcttctcctcttccttgcCTATTGTCATTTCCTGCCCTTGAAGCAAGGTAACTCTTCTTCCCTTCTTGACTAAGGTGTTTTCATTTAATCGATTTGTTTGATGAATCTAATTGGATGTGACTTGAATTTTTAGGTTTCGATTGCTATAAATTGCaattatatatactcttaaaacagaggaatcacaacaaaaaaaatgaatcatcgCCGAAAAAGAATCCTATAACTAACTCCACCGTTGTCTTTGTCATCGTTTCCTCCGTATGTTTTTCTTCCGGCTGCGTCTCTGGCTTGGGGGTAAACTGAGGAACAATGGCGACTCATCAGTTACCACCAAAAACGGTAGTGGAGATGCTTAGAGACAACAACATACAGAAGGTGAAGCTGTTCGATGCTGACACGAACACGATGGGAGCTCTCGCTGGCTCCGGCGTCGAAGTTATGGTGGCGATCCCTAATGATCTTCTCAAAGCCATGGGAAACTTTCAAAGAGCTAAAGATTGGGTCCATCGAAACTCTCTCGATTCAACTTTAACAACGGCGTTAAGATCAAGtaagattaaaaattatttgcTCTTTTGTGATTACTCGAATTATTATAGtaagaaatattaatatgttaacATTCAGACTCTTATTCAAATCCAATTGGATGTGACTTgaatttttaggttttgattGCTATAAATTGCAATTGTATATACGCTTTGATCCACATTGAGAACGAGATGTGGAATTCAGAGAACCTTCTAATGTCCAGAGACAATGGTGCCCTTTTTCCCCTTTCTCTGTGTTGCATTGCATTGTGGATTTATTTACTGGCTTGGTTATGATAGTGGCTTTGTTATTTAGTAACAAAGAAAGATAATATATTTTCCGTGAAACTTGAGATGCTTACTTCTTCCACAGCTTTGGCCAAATGTTATAACGAGAACAGTTTTTAAAGAAAGGCTAAATGAAGGCTGAAGAGAGGAAAGATACCGAGAGGGCCCAGCTTAAAACCACCGATAATGATCATCTGGTAtgaacttcttctcttcactcTTTGTTTTAATGGAGActctatttgtttgtttatatagcTTTGACGGACAGCATAGGTGGGAGAGAAAAGACAACATGTTTGCTTTACACAACACCCAAAACCAACAGACAACATGCATCACAAGAAAAAATGTATCCTTTCAAACAATAATGTATTTATACTCAAAATAAGTAGACAACATAATTATATTCATTAATAATGAAACACAGACCCCAACCAAATAATCAACTAAACCGGGGACCTAAGCAACAGGATAGGAAACGATGTCAAACAGTGCAAGACAAAGGTAAATGAAGATCAACAAAGGCAGGGAATAAAAAACTCCACAAAAGTATCCTTAACATGGGGCACAGCCAAAGTATCCTTATActcaatttattttcatattcacaCATCACTTTCACATTTATTTCCGTTTCCATATTGACACTTCACTTTATATAATCTATACATATACCAGTGTATTGTTTTCCTTGTGGGGGTACACTCCAACTAGATATGCCACTAGATGGAGGATACATTACTACATAATCGTTTGCCATTACTTGAGCTCCAAAttgagaaagagatgagaatgCAGAGAAATCCAGCCTCAACTAAACTGTCTTCCCAAGGTTTATTATATGATTTCTCCAACTATAAATTCATTACGCAATAGATGTAACTCTATTTTGTACGCAAGTCATTAATGTGTAAACCACAACGAAGGTATTTTCCGGCATATTATAGTGGATTTTGAGAGGTCAATCTCTCTTCAGACGTAGCGGTAGACACGGTGAACTGGGTTAACaaagttatttgtttttcaaaagtACTAACTAATCATAAATTGGAAATAAGGAAAAGAAAGGGCCAAAATAGCCATATGACTTAAAGTACACCAAAATATAGTCCTAACATATATTGCATAAGTAtttgaaacaaacaattaaaGCAATCCAATAAAggtgaaattaaaaaaaaaaaaatcaaacactttcagaaaatttcccaaaaaaaaacaatctctaatattacatatttaaaatactatgtgtaaatatttaaatttttaagattaaataaatcaaatacaattagagaatttgttagagaTGCCTTTTTGAGatatcatttttcaaaaatatcttttttttttaacattttcattgtTGCCCTCTTTTACATaaatacaatatgttaaattaatttttagaatattttttaaggtttggattctcatttttacatttaggatGTAGTTTTTAGAGGTTAGGGTTtaatatttagggtttaggatttagggtttagaatttggtcattttatatattaaaaaggtatatttttgaaaatagacaccaaaaaaaagtatttttaaaaagtgacatagaaaaaagaatatttttgaaaatcccccatacaattaatacaaaatataaaataaataactataatattatatatgtaatactactaatattaatttaatccacgcaacgcgtgggatTTTTCCTAGTTATTGGATATTGGATGGTTATTTTCCGCTGTTGAATatgttgtggttaggtggctagtggatatgggaccactagttgtagtttattttactatattatatttattatttatttattaaaaaaaaaaggtcggtcgtttcagatTGAAAGACCAATATATTGTTTACTTGATTAGTTTGAAATACATCTTACAAAAAAGTACTCCACATATCCTAGGTATTTACTCATTTTCTTAGGatgaatgtttgtttttatttgttgcaTTTTCTGATTTGCATATAAGGTATATTCCaagtatggtttttttttaacagtgaTTTGTGATCATTACCTATATAAGGAGGAGCTGTTAAAATTTTTGCCTATACATGTTGCTGTATTCGGaaatttaatattgataataatagTTCATAAGTTTTATGAGCTGTGATTAGAAAACTAACACTAATAATGGTAATTGTAATACAAATTGATTTTAGTCTATAATTtcattacaataataaaataaaaataactagaaacaaataataacaaaaacctaaaaacaaagtATTACCAATGAAAATTGtcaatattaataatgatttttaattacaaacaccATACAAAAATAtcctcaaaataattaaaataaaacaacagaAAAACAATGTCGCAGCGTAGCGTGGACACGATCCTAGTAgtaactaaaaccaaaaaaaaaactagacatTCATACATATTTCTCAtaccaaaactttaaaatcaGTTAAACAAAGTTGAAGTAATATGcttgtaaaaattattttgtttggctagaaaatataacataatctatttatttatatgaaggAGAGTATTTACAATccttattattttaggattaataattgattaaataaattctTTCATTAAGatatcatattaaaataattaataatatgtgatatttttttaatacataattttcttataattatcattttgtgattagataataaaatagttttttcaaaaacaacaattaaaaacaattctAAAAACTAGTACTATAGTAGGCCATAATTAGttagaaaacaataaacaatgTCATGTTTTATAATAAAGTGACTTTTCCTTAAATAATAAGGATAAATAGTAATTGTATGGatgtatatataatctataaatACCAATCCAACCAATTCCATCAAACAATTCTTCACTTGTAAACCGACGGGAAAAAACTGATATTTTCCTTCTAgcgcccaaaaaaaaaaaccctaattacacTTGGAAAAGATGGCAGAAACTACCGATACAATCTATACCACCGTCCTAACGCCGCAGCCTGAATCAGAAAGCTCTAAAAAACGCAGTTCTGACGCAACATCCTCAAAAGTCGAAGCAGAACCAGAGAAGAAACATGGAGGAACCACCATGCTCTCCGTTTGGCCACCGACTCAGTTAAGCCGCGATTACCTCTTGAATATGCTTATCAATATATTATCCACAGACTCGTACCTCTCCAAGAGATACGGAACGCTTAACCCTGAGGAAGCGTCCGCCGTTGCGAAATCTATCGAGGAAGATGCTTACGTCGCCGGATCAAAGCTCGTGTCGAGTGATGGGATTAAAAATCTTGAGGCCTATACCGAAGAGATTAGCTATCGTATCAATAAATGTGCGAAGGAccgatggaagaagaagatgaatgcaAGATGCAGTTCCGTTTCTGAACTTGAGGAGGCTTAATATTTTCGTTTTACTCTCCTTTTGCTTTTGCTAGATTCTTCTTTTAAATATGACTTGTGGATTTTGAAGGTGTTCATTCTTTCTAATATGACTCATTGCTTGGTTTGGCATCGGCTTATGCCTCTATGGATGTTACAACGATATGTATCAGCTTATGTCTCTATGGCATCAGCTTATATCTTCTAGTCTAGTTTGATTTCTTTCAACAGACATTTGCATCCACCACTAGTAGTAACTCTATTTGCAGCCTACCCATTAGGTTATGTAGCGTTTTGGAattgagtttggaatccttgtAAACTTACCCTTAAGATTAATTAGCTGAATTTTTCAGGGCTGACAATTTGTGAGTTTGGTGTATGCATGCAGCTTTCGTTTGGCTTATAGGTTATGTAGCGTTTTCTCGATTGGATTTTGAGTCCCTAGCTTTAAAAATTACtagtatgattttatttttttctcgatTTCTAGTGGGTGACATGAACTTACTGTGAGTTAGGAGTACGTAAAATATCATTGTCgtatttcctttttaaaatcttgaattAACTACTTTGGTTTACCTTATTTCATCAAAACATGGAAACATCATTGCCTACGTTGGCATAATCTTCCTGCACAGGTTATTGCGCATGTGGTTATAATTGAATGTTTTATAATTTCCTTTCTATTGGATTAGATAATGGCTAATTTGACTATGAAATCGAAGTTATGAAATGTGTTTTATAATAAGTTATAATTCTTAGTTCTTGTGTTGTTGTACATAGATTTGGAGGATTATTCCACTTGTTTTGTTCTCCtgagttctttctttttctgccTTTTTGCACCTCGCGTACGTGGATAGTAATTGTACAAAGGAATTTTAAGAAACCGTCTTTTCAAAAACACATAAGTAAGTAAAGGctgttgttattttgttaactCATGATCTCTGGTTATTTCGGCGACTCGGCGTAGGTAACTGGTTTTAGGCTGTTGAAGTGTATGACTAAATGATGAGTGAAACCAGACGTGATTACTTTCACAAGTTTACATGCATGCTGTTCGAATTTGGCTGCATTATCGATTTCGTTAGTGAGAGCATGCTCGACACAGAGGagttttttcttgaaaatatattctaaatgCAGTGTATAAAGATCTCGTGGTTTGGTATACTGTTGACAATTCTGGAAGCTTCTTTATACATTGCTTTATATATTGACACTCTTGGCCAAGCAGGTCGGTAGAAGCTTATCAAATTCTTCAACAAAAAACCAGAGACAAGAGACAGTTCAGAGCTTCCCAGTACTATCTTCTCTGCTTGTTGCTTGCACCATGATCATTCATTGGGAGATTGAATCGCAAGATTGATTTTGGAGAAATATCCAGAGGATGCATCAACCAACATTGCTGGTGGTCTAAATACAACAAGACTCActtaattatttgatttgatcGAGATGTTGTTACCATAACCGGGTTCGATAAGCTATGTCTGATCTCCTGGTTTTTGTTGAATAAAACCGGTTATGACAAAACCGGTGAAGTACTAAGAGCAAACCCATTGCACAACTCCTTGGGAtgtctttgatttgtttaaccatataatcaaaaaaaagttttaatcgTAATTTTTGTGAGACAGTTCTCTGCGGCGATCATTTTAGATCCACAGAGACCCGATACATGGCAGCTTTTTATTGGCTTTCcttcgttttcttctctctctctcgacaaaACCAAAACGagagaaacacaaaatcaaaactccTCTCTCCTTCCACACCGATCCTCTGTCCAACTTCATCTCACCTTCAACCAAGACAAGATCCAAGTCTTCAGCCACAACAAGATCCAACTTCATCGAGATCGTTGATGAATACAGTCGAGAAAGAGATCTCgcctcgtcgtcttcttcttcaattcgaTCCAAGTATTCGGCCTATTCGCAATTGCTTATTCTTGCTTATTCTTGATCTCATTGATTCGTTAATTAGAAAAGGTATTCGCAATTGCTTATTCTTGATCTCATTgattccttaatttttttttatggttcttTAGCCGAATAtgtttcaattttagggtttagttctGTATCTATCTCTCGTGTTTCTtccttgtttgtttgtgtttgggaTTCTTGATTGGGttgtttgatatttcataaatattgTTGTATAGTTTATACTTGGTTACAATTTGTGATATGTGGTACAAGAAAGATTTTCTTATGATTGTTAAATTGTTTTCTGAGAGTGGAATTGGATTGTATCTTTGTGATTATTGTGTCATGAGGCATTAGAGGCTGCAGAAAAGAGATGGACTACAAGCGATTTCGATGTTGGGAAGCCTCTTGGTAGAGGAAAGTTTGGCCATGTTTATATAGCAAGAGAGAAGCGGGTTAGTGTGTGTCTCTTTTTACAAtcaatgttattgtttttgagTTATTCACATAAAGATTTGTCGGAGATGCTGTTGATTTGATGTCTTTCTTCTTATATGCATATTTGAAACAGAGCAATTACAGTGTGGCTTTAAAGGTTCTTTTTAAGACACAGCTTCAACAGTCACAAGTTGAGCACCAGCTTCGTTGGGAAGTTGAGATTCAGTCTCATCTTCTGCATTGAGTTGAGTATACCCGCTTCTCTCTTGCTTTATAAACATGGTTTTGAGTTGACATCACTATGGTTACTTCTACGATCAGGTGTTGTGTTGTGAGAATTTGAAGATTGTTCTTGTTGacattataatgtttttttctgtgATAATAACAGTTTCTCGAATACCTTTTGTTGCAGAACAGAGTTTACTTATTTTTTGAGTATGCCGCTAGAGATGAGCTTTACAAGGAGCTTAAAAAATGCAAGTAGTTCAGCGAATCTGATTGATCGCTGCTTCTCAAAGAAGGTAAGTTTAAAAAGCTTGTTTAAACTAGAATCCGATTGATTGTTGACAttgatttcttgtttgatttgtaGTATTGTAGAATGGTAGTCTTGTTTGTAGAATAAAAAGGTATTGATTTCTGATTGATTGTTGacattgattttttgttttaagtcttgtttgtagaataaaaaggttttgattTATTGTATGATTATGTTTGAAGTTTTGCTTAAAGTCTTGCTTTGTTGTTGACATTATAAGCTTCTTTTGTCACACTTAGACACAAATGGGTAGGTAGTTCTATAAGTTAAACATTATTGTGAATTAGTTCTCAATGCTTGGTAGTTAAGAACTTACTAAATTCTTGGTAGTTAAGCACTTACTAAATGCTTGGTAGGTGTAACacttaaacacaaaaaacattTGTAAACGTAACCTTAAAGCTTTACAATAAACCCAACTACCaaactcttccttctccttcatctcttAAATGGTCTCGGAGATTTGCTATTTATGTCGCTTCTATGGTTCTCTATCCCCCAAgtcaattcttcttctctccatctttCATAGACTTTAGGGTAtgaattaattttctttaaactttaCAGACCTCTTGACTAGCCAAGTTGGGGTGAATAATTCAGAATCTCTTCTATCTTTTTCTCCTCCTATCCAAACAAGCTCATCACCTATGCAAATAAGCTCTTCACCTATTCTAATAAGCTCATCACCTATCCCTCAGTTTAGTACACAATCTAGTGATGTCAAAGAGGTAGATGAAAACACAAGGGAAGCTAGAATCTGATGGACTGCTTAGGAAGATATTGTCTTGATCAGTGGTTGGTTAAACACTAGCAAAGATCCACTCCTGGGCAATGGGCAAAAGGGTGGTTCCTTTTGGGAGCGAATTGCATTCTACTATGGAGCGAGTGAAGCAGTAGTGGGTAAACCAAAGAGAGGGGCCAGTCAATGTAAGCAGaggtggaaaaaaataaatgagactGTCAACATGTTTGTAGGATGCTACAACCAAGCTTCGAGTCGGAGAACCAGTGGCCAGTCAGAAGATGATGTTCTCCAAATGGCAAACGAGTTGTACGTCAATGATCAGAAAGTGAAGTTCTCTCTAGAGCATGCTTGGAGGCTTCTACGCCATGAGCAGAAGTGGTGTTCTTCGAATGCTTTGAGAGGACCTGAAAACTccaaaagaacaaagcttgatgTGAGTGGCACATATTCCTCTAGTTCGAATACAACATCTCGTCTTGAGGAAGAAGCTAATGAACGCCCTCCAGGTGTTAAGGCATCCAGGTCTTAGTGAATGTTTAATCATGAGTCGAAAACAATGTTTGTATCGTTTTTAATCAAAGTTTGTATCGTTTCCAATCAAAGTTTGTGTTTAATCGTGAGTCGAAAACAAGACACAAGTATACAAGTCGAAAACAGGACAAGCACATGAGTAGTGAATAATCTTATACAACGTACGACACAGAACCATTATTTGTATTGTGTGGCTGTTTATTTGCAGGATAGGTTGTGCTTaatttttggttctgttttatttgcaggttctgtttaatttttggttatgttttatttgcagGTAACCCGTGAACCTTGTGAAGTCACGCCGGCACAATAGAACACGAAATGCCTGGTCTGTGATGAATGTTCTTCTCGTGAATTTCTA is from Camelina sativa cultivar DH55 chromosome 20, Cs, whole genome shotgun sequence and encodes:
- the LOC104772659 gene encoding uncharacterized protein LOC104772659, with the translated sequence MVTDHVKVAGYLILDVWIDTIKNDAGQDVFNRFYVCFDALRRTWKQTCRPIIGVDGAFLKAKIKGQLLAALGRDADNGIYPIAWCVVQVENKDNWLWFVKRLKTDLDLNEGDGYILVSDRQKGLIKAVELELPQIEHRMCVRHIYGNLKKTHPSKKQIKPLLWHMAWSYNAKQFGERLEQIHAYDTGVYDDVMKSKPKSWCRAFYKLGGYCEDVDNNFTESFNKTIDKAREKPFVAMLETVRRLSMVRIAKRSALSHSHKGN
- the LOC104771248 gene encoding uncharacterized protein At4g04775-like; this encodes MSTVSGGSSGSSNVRQRGFVVGVPKRCWCGEHIVAKNSKSEPNPSRRYFRCREAAAKKLVNDNHIFKWVDEALLDEVATLGVQFERVKEEMKERTIETLQEQKLKFEKMQMEFEKELCERVEEVLLEAKAELQCRMNKSIIVCVFGFMILFALFKLV
- the LOC104772660 gene encoding WPP domain-containing protein 3-like; translated protein: MAETTDTIYTTVLTPQPESESSKKRSSDATSSKVEAEPEKKHGGTTMLSVWPPTQLSRDYLLNMLINILSTDSYLSKRYGTLNPEEASAVAKSIEEDAYVAGSKLVSSDGIKNLEAYTEEISYRINKCAKDRWKKKMNARCSSVSELEEA